The region AAGGAATAGAAATGACTTATCGCCATTGATCCATGTGTCTACTCCAAATTATTTTTCCCGCCATTCATAATCGACCCCTTTCGAACTGATCAAATTGTTCGCCACTTTGTAGAGGCCAAAGCCTCTGCCTTTGTTTCCTATCCTACGGGACTTGTTGCTTGTTTCGTCATTTAGGGAAACTTGTGTTTTGGTATTCCTTCTGTAAACAGATCAATATCTTTTGCCACCTCATTAGTCATGTGACTTGCACGATTTTTCTCAAATTATAGTAACACATCTAATCCATATTATTTTAGCAATacatataaaaaaagaaaataatatttaCGTGGACAAAATGCCCTcacaaaaactaattttttttttatatattttgtatttaaattaattttctatttatGTAGCAAGTGCGACTCAATTTGACAATACTAATAAGTTTTGCCACTCAATTTTCTATTTATGGAGCAAGTGTGACTCAATTTTCTATTTATACCAATACTAATGAAGTTTTGCCACAACCCAATGAACTATGCTTCTTCTAGGGATTTAGTAATAAAAAAGACTCATCGAAGTTTGTTTCATTGGTGAACCATGCaaaaacttttattatttttattgttgtttattcatacaaacgtTGTCGTTTGTCCTAAAAATTGTTGCAATTTCCTGCATCAACAATACTGTATCATGGTAATTTGTAGGTGACGTAGCAATTAGTAAGTGCCACACTAAAAATGTGCATTTACTATTGTACCAAAATGttgaattatataaatatatttttctaaacaaagaaaatactattttggcCCTTGTATTTTTCTCAAATACTCGATCAGcctctgtgttttgttaaatgacaattcgaacattgtattttacaaaattaatcaaaatagtaCCTTACACCCAATTtcagtcaaaatatttttaattataagatcaattatcGAGTCGTATTAGTAATGCAATAGGTTTAGAGAAGTGGTGAAAATAGTCGAGCAActgagaatatattatattttaaagtttttttttatcaaaattaagtataaaatactattttgatctattttgtaaaacacgaatctaaattattatttaacaaaacacataGGCAAATagcatatttgaaaaaaaaaacagaagccAAACTCATATTTTCCCCTCTAAAAATGTTAAATTATAACAAATGATTGTCCTTTTAAAACAGAGCCAAGCTGGTATTTTCCCCTCTAAAGAAACTCTTGGAGttgtgaaaaaaaattattgtccTCTTATTAGGAAGAAAAAACCATGGGGTAAAAACTAAATTTTAGACTCCAAATATGAGTATTGAAGAGAACTAAATACACTTTAAAATAATGAATTCATGTTAAATTAGAAATTGCCTTTGATAATTCTATCAAAGAGAGAATTAGACAAAATTTGTTGCTGCAGCTGCTTCAATGAATTGGTGTTTGAAATTGATCTCCAGTTCCGTAgtatcaaaaaataatttaagcTATGTATGAAACTTAACAGGAATATAAATTATAGTGCACAGTTTTATCATATGTTAACCGAGTTGCTTCATGGGTTTGGCACTATTAacaaatgttgcacttttattgAAGCCCTGAAGCAGAAGAATCCGAATTGCTTCTATTCCATCTTGGAATGTAAAATTTAACTGCAAAATAATTCATTCCGACTTAGAagaaacaaattaaataaaataaatctctGGATGTTTAAAATCCAGTAACAAATCCAAACTTAATTATGCAAAGCAAATGAAAACTTTACAAACCTCTTCACGCTCTTGTTTATTGAACGGTCGAAGAACAAAGTTAACTGCATCCATTTTCCCAGGAGGCCGTCCAATACCTGGAAAATTTTCATCCTTGTTATTAGGGGAAAAAGAATATACGAAGGGCCAACTTTGATGCCTAGAGATGCATACCAATTCTCAAACGAGGAAAATCACGACTCCCTTTAAAATGATCAATGATGCTCCTCATCCTACAACGGAAAGAAAATCATAAAAACCTTATACATACTCTTTTTGTTTGAAATGTGCAAATCATCTTATGAGTTTAAGATCAACGGAGAAGTATATTCCTAGTATTTAACTTTAATTATacttgaaaacaaaaaaaaacaactttttgtATACTTCAACGAGAGCAAGAATACAGAGTACGAATAATAATCTTTTGTCTCTAGATTACACGTCTCCTCCCCATACCATTTctcaaaatttgaaaaattaggcAGTTGCTTACATTCACTTTCACATTTATCTAAATATGCATTTCTGTACCTAAATAATGGTTTGTCAAATTTTAAGTAGTGAAACAATGTGTAATTTAGAAGCAAAAAATCTGTATTCCAATATAAAAGCATGCACATATTTTAGTTTATAGTTAACATAATTTAGAAGAGTAAAACAGATGGCTTAACTTAACCAGGTCATGTTATGTTGGAAACATACAAAAgaaccaaaataaataaacacaagaaaagaggagaagaagagaaaaaaaaaaatagattgggGTGGAAAAAGGGAAATCACCAAAAAAGCCAACGACCCTAATCATGGAATACTTAACAAAAAAGGGTCCCAAAATATGAATTAGGGatctaatttaaattttttacaatgcaatacaatacaatacaatacagTAAAATACAATACATAgaggtaaaaaaaaaagatattaagAAAGCAGCATGAAAATTACCCATTGTGCCCTCCATGTCCACCCTTTGGCAACAATTTCATTTTCGCAAAAGGCAAATCTAGATCATCATAAATCTGTAAGAGATGATCAATTGAAGAAGTGTAATTAAAATGGTGGATCAAAGCATCCAGATAAAGGAGAAAATATATCTCAacacaaagaaaagaagaaacatAGTAGAGAAAATATATCTCAACACGAAGAAAAGAAGAAACATAGTAGTAAAGTCAACAAGGGAGATAGAATCTATATACCACAAGTACTTGCTTCAGTGGAATCTTGTAATATGAGGCCATGGCTCCAACCTTAAAAAATGGGGATAAAAAACCGCCAAATTATAAATTACAAGAAATACAGCATTAACCACTTGTACAAATAGAATTCAGTTAGCTACTTACAGACTCACCGCTTGCATTCATGAAAGTTTGCGGTTTGGCAATCATAACTGGAACATCTTCAATAAAACCTGGATAACAGAACCACCCTATGAAATTTATAATCTTGAAAGCTTGATATGGAGTATAAAATATGAGGGGTTATACTAATCCTCTAATAGCAATTGATATACAATTATACAAACACAAACATCATCTTTCAGCTAATTTGGAAGATTGTGCAGTTGATACTTCGCAATTGGAAACATCCAAAGcacgcacacacacacacacacacacacacgcaCACACATACAAAGcacgcacacacacacacacacacgcacacacatatatatataattgacatACTTATGCATAGCGATCCAATTAAAAACAAAACTGTGTTCAGTCAATCAAGTCCTCAAACAAGTCATTCAGTATTTTTTTCACCTTGAAGCTAATTAATATACTAAATACATATACAAAGAACACTAAAAATCAGTTCAAGACATTCGCAGGTGTAATCAAGTTCCTGTCTCCCTTGAAAGAGATTAAACGCTGTCATGGAAAAATATTAACAAGGATAATGATATGTATCAGGTAAGAAGTTATGAACCTTTCCCAAGAAGAGCTTTGAAAGAAACACTGGTAACAGATATCCCTTCAGCTTCAGCAACAGCATCTACTAATTCAAAACCAACCTACAAATCATCAAAAACCcagttaaaaaaaatgaattatacAAACACCAAGGCTTGCCAAAAATGAATTATACGGACATTATGGCGAGTTGCGTTGTACTTCTTGCCGGGGTTTCCAAGACCGACGATGAGCCACGGCTTCTGGGACTGTTTGGGCTCCGGAGACATGGAGTCCGGTGCCGCAGTAGAAGCTGAGGTTGAGAAtcgggaaaatatcgaacgaggaaCAGGAGCCGTTGAGAGGGGAGACGGAACTAGGGCTTTCGATGGTCGAAAGCTATGGCGGTAAGTCGGCTTCCGTAGGGCGGCGATTGGGGACAGCGAAATACAACCACCGACAACAACTCTCATATTTGATTTTAGAATAGTTTGAGATTGTCAAATGAGAATTGTACACAATACAAGGATTCACGCGTTATCAAAAGTAAGTTCTGACTTCCGATTTGAATGAAATAACACACTGAAACAGATAGAGTACAGACGATGGAAATACTAACGGCAGGTCGTTTTGATAACGACAATTACAGTCAGAAAACGACAACTTAATAGatttaagcaaaaaaaaaatggCCAATACTTACCACTATACTACAACGACTTTATAATTTCTTTAAGAATATTTGTATTTAAAACAAGTAGAAACGTGTATTTTTTTATAGCTTATGATTATTGTTAATCAGATATAAATTTATAGACAACGAAAAACAATTTTATTGCTAATACTAAAATATATCAATGACATACCACTAAATAtctcttttataaaaaaaattagaaaacatAACTGCGCGCAattttttgtaatgattaaaatatatattttttatatatattatttgagAAATTGTGTGTAATGATTTATTTTCACCATATCTATACAGTATGCTCTTTATATAGATACGTAAGGGCGTTTTTTCATGATAATGTTGATTATATAGCGAGTCTCCTGCaagttttcaaaaaaatttgaatagttaaaatgtaaaaaataaaatgCAAAATACTTGGTGTACGTatgcttttatttaatattaatattactTTATACACCTGCGTTGTGTTTTTGtgtattatataaaaaatttaagatttttatatttttatggtagaaaatttataaattatgacTATTTGTAtaatcattcatttttttaaaataaatatttttattaatttaattaataatattcttaaccaaATTACATGTGTATAcatgttgatatttttaattgttaagatattttggttttaaatttgaaatatcgaaacaataaatcttgaagataaatgtcaatttatatatgattcatttattgttataattattaaaaaaaaagtagttatttctaaatattttatttaaatataaataaaaaaaattattttaaatttgaaatgtcaaaacaataaaataaataaatacatatggaaaattttgaaataaaatgtcaattatatatgattatttattattataattattaacaaaattagttatttattaataaattaagatactttaaattttgaatttgaaatataaaacaataaaagGATTATCATGAATTGGAAAATCTTCAAGATAAATGTAAATTTATATAtggttgatttattataataattaatagaaaattagtttttaataaatattaacaaaaaaagAATTACAGAAGAGGCATTGCCATTATTGATGCTTTTAGatatttgttaattatttaataatcataaattaaataaaatagaataaaaatgtagaaaaattagaaatagaatggagattttgacttgaattatccttttatttaaaaaaaaagtgtgacattttccaattttgacattgtcatttaaaatatatttgacGACAAactttatatgaattatttatgTTTTGTCAAATTAAATTGCTTCAATTTGCTTATCACATTATTGTCAAGGCAACTGTGGTATCCCAGATTTTGATTTGTTGATTATTTGAGTTTAGGAACAAATGGAACTTGAGTAGCTTAATTCTATAAAGCCAAGTTTTAAGAGTTTTTTGCTTCCTATTTATTATTAAGTTCACTTATGCATTGAGACCGTTTATTTCATTTAGATTTGATGAATTGGATTTCTTAACATAATAATTGTTTACCTTGTATGGTAACTtcctaaatgtgtgaatatgttattgatcagTGACATTATTCCTACTTGTTAGTTTTAGAAGTCGACAAGTGTGATAAATTATTATATACTATTACTACTAAAAGATATtacaatacatatacatatacatatacatatattgaaTTTTCTATGTAGCAACATATTTTGAGGGAATggtaaatttaaatttttttcaatTCTATTTACTCGTTTATCTTTTGAAAAAAGAGAAGAATTATTGAGAGAGATTATAAGCTTTTGTATCATAATTATAAGATTCAATTCAAATTGTACCAAaacttcacatataataataataataattgtacgccctaattttccacgggctattagcgagctgagatatagcataattatatcagccacgtggatgccacgtggccggagctgctgttattaggtcctacctctttagctcgaggtagccaaaagtttattaagattactaaggagtcgagtCAGAGGTATGAAGACCGCAGgttaagaaggcatccagctcgaggcacgagcctgagttggaagctgtgaccctttataaagtcaaccacgcaatgtaaacgtgcatatatcagacatcacgtgtctaatatatccctgaattctcggacacgcagcataaacgtgcgtgttcaggcacccacgactgggttgggccgtgcggcccattatcccccttacctattgattagaccacacttcatttgacaggttttaggaattaatcatgaatgtcacagaagtgacatgatgggtaagaaggtcacgggatgatcccccttgccaacccccaggtgtcctctcctataaatatggagaccctgggagttgcaaagggttggattctattgtgtaaagaaataccctgtaaagaatacccgAAATATAggaataatattggctggtggagtagaaggattttaacctttgaaccatctaaaaaagtattcgtatcatcagttcattttaagatcattcatttgtttcggttcattacttagcactaatctcattctcttattttcttaattacctattggcgaagaaccgtgtcaacaatttggtgattttcattgagagcttgttagattggtgctatcgcaaatacccaaccatggtgatcactcgctcaagacacggtaacgaggcggaccaacatgatgggcaggaggcccatcatgccgccatctccggtgagcagaACCTcgaagttcagcagcggccgagcaagcagccaataggccaggatgacactggaagttcgacaccccggccacctaatccgaacccagatttctacacggcggtagaaatggagaatgctcagctgaggagtcagctgccGAAAGCTAACCagtagattaaggaggtgttggcccgactaccccctcttacaactgacg is a window of Humulus lupulus chromosome 4, drHumLupu1.1, whole genome shotgun sequence DNA encoding:
- the LOC133830874 gene encoding peptidyl-tRNA hydrolase, mitochondrial, with amino-acid sequence MRVVVGGCISLSPIAALRKPTYRHSFRPSKALVPSPLSTAPVPRSIFSRFSTSASTAAPDSMSPEPKQSQKPWLIVGLGNPGKKYNATRHNVGFELVDAVAEAEGISVTSVSFKALLGKGFIEDVPVMIAKPQTFMNASGESVGAMASYYKIPLKQVLVIYDDLDLPFAKMKLLPKGGHGGHNGMRSIIDHFKGSRDFPRLRIGIGRPPGKMDAVNFVLRPFNKQEREELNFTFQDGIEAIRILLLQGFNKSATFVNSAKPMKQLG